CAGGCCAAACAactgcagctccctcagcctaATTGAACATGCACTCCAAATATATgcatctatatctatatatatatatatatatatatatctacatATCTGTATTTATATATAACCCATCTCACAGATGATCCTGAGGCAATGCATTTTAAggcaaaatggggctggggtCATGGCTGAGCGAATGGCCCTACGGGGCCAAGCTGCCCGTGCTGGCCCGAAAGCTGCAAGCAGTGACCGGGCCTGCAGTGGGGGATCCGGGCAGGGATCCGGGCAGGGATCTGGCAGGGATGTGGTAGTGTGGGGAGGTGGAGACCGAGACAGGAGAGCGAGAGAAGGCAGGCAAAGCATGCCAGGTGGTGTGAGCCACGGGAACAAGGCGGAGGACGGAGAGGCGCTATCCCTCAGGCCACCCTGGCACTTCCACGGCGTCTGCAGGGTCCCAGAGAGGGGCCAGGTCCCGTCTCCCCAGGCTGTGATTCCTCCACGCCTCTCCCCCTGTTCAGTTCTCTGAGGGCTGTCCTTCTGGGGCCGATGTGGCCGGGGGCACCTCCTCTGCGGGTGCCACACAGTCCGCGGCAGCCGCCGCCGTGCCAGCCTCGCCGGCGGCAGGCCTGGGGGACGGCGGGGCCTCCCGCCTGAGGCGCGGTGCCGGCTGCggagggagcggcggcggcACGGAGGGGGCTCGGCCGGGCGCTGTCCGTCGAGGcagggctttggggctggcagcctgggcaggagctgtgctccgGGGCTGTGCCACAGGCGGCGGTGGCACTGCGGGTCGGGCCGGCGCTGGGCGTTTGCCTGGAAAGAAAgcggagctgggctgggctctctgcagaggGCAGAGCGGCTGCAGTGCCATGGGCCGGGCAGGGGGTCAGACAAATtgccccttgcccagctcctgtCCTGAAGACACGAACACACACCAGCTTTTCTGGGGgcttttccctcttcccctcacaaagGGCCATGAGGTTTGACACCTCTTTAGCGGAGGCGTTCAACCCAACACTGAAGGACATAGTTCGTCCATCCCACGGTCCCATCTTGGCTGGATCCTGGCCATgctgccctggccatgctgcCCTGGCCAGAGGCCTTTCCCCTCATTTGGCAGGAAGGACATCCCCAGTGCCCACTTGTGTGGGGAACAGCAGGATGATGACTTAACCacaggaggtggcactgaggggtGTAATTTCCCAAGCATCTGGGGCACCCCAACCTTTGCGGATGCTGTTGTCAGTCATCGCTGGAgctggtggccctgcagcttcAGGAGATGGCCTGGGCAGTCCTGGGGATGCTGGCTGGGACCTGGCCTCGGGGTCCCTGGCGGTGCTGTGCAGAGAACAAGGCAAGTCAGGCTTTGGTTGGGCATGGAGCTCCTGGCTGTGAGGCACCTTGCAGCCACCTGTGAGGGTATGGCCCTGGTGTGGGGTGGGATGGAGGGAGGACATGGggagagctggcacagccagagcctcTCACTCCCATCAGACTTACGCCTCTCCATCCAAAAGGGTGGGAGTGCTGGCTGGAGGGGTCGCAGGGGTTGGCTCTTCCTCTGGGGCAGGCTTGGAAAGTCCCGTGTTTGTGGGCGGCATGAACATGCCTGAGACATTGAAGTCTACCTCTGGGTGAAGAGAAAGGAGGAGATCCTGTGAGGAAGCGCTTGCCATCCAGAgcaatgaccccacagcagggaGCCAGAGCAGCCTCCCACTTCTCTCCTCCTGGAGATGGAGAAATGTTCCCTTCCCTTCCACTCCCTGTcactctgtgctgtgccccacCAAGTGATGCCTTGGCCCTACCTCCAGGGAAGAGAGTGTCCACGTTCTGGATGAGGGCTTCCACCACAGCCTGGATGGAGGAGACCGAGGCCAAGTCCAGTTGCATGGGGTCTCTGAGAGACAGGGGTGGGGGAGGCATCAAAAAAGGGTTTGGGGGTATTAACCCCAAGTGGGTTTTTGTGTTCATtccacaggggtcagggtctgccGGGAAGGCAGCCCAGCCAAGGGCCATGACAACATGGGTGATGGGCTTTTTCCCTGTCCTGGGAACCCTGGTTTGGTGTTGGAGACCAGTGGTGTTGAAAGCCACCCATGTCATGAGTGCTTTGGGTCTCAGCCCCCTCCTCTGCTATTTTGCAGAGTGGCTAAGAGGACATGTGCTTGGTGAAGGGACATGCAACCTGGGGAGCAtgggaacaagggacaggactTGAGGATGGAAGAGGTGTAAGTGCTTTAGACCAGCCTGAAGGCTGCTGGATCAGCCTTTGCCATGGCATTTGCCTTCAGGGCACCCCAGCTGGGGCTAGGGAGTTGCCTCCCACCCCTTCAAACCAGACCTTACCCTGTGCTCTGCTGCGACCACAGCAGGTTTGGGCCCAGCACAATGGCAATGTTGCTGGGGGTCATTTTATTCACCTCCTGGTGTTCAGCCAGCTTGGCCAAAAACTTGATCAGATACCTGTGGGGTGAAAGGAGGGCAGGGGTTTAGTAAGTCGGGATTTGAGGAGGGAATGGCTACCCCTGGTGATTGCCTGGGGCTGAAGAAGCCCTGTTCCAGCAAAGCACCTGAGGTTGTTGTAGCTGTCCTGGGGCAGGCGGCTGCAGGTGTCTCGCAGGCTCTGCAGGCGGCTGTCCATGTCCTTTAAGCTGTAagagagaaggagcagcagagctcggcctgttccctgtggcagaaggggacaCAGTGGACAAGGAGGAAGGGCAGTGTTGGCTGCCCCGTGCAGGCCATAGCCCTGGGGGTGGAGATGTGCTGCTTTGCTGGGcagtgaaggcaggacagaggCTCTGTGTCTGAATCTCCCCAAGTGGgacacagcagccctgctccaagtGCCTGGAAGGATGGAAGGGGTTGACTGGGGGCTTTTTGAGACGTGCCAGGGATTTCCACCCCAGTGCCTGGACCCACCTGGCCGCTTTGACCCATTCATCATAGAGTTCAAAGGTCATCaaaggctggggcagctcccgCAGGTAGGATTTCAGTGCACCTGGGAGAGAGGTGGAGCTGATGGCAGCTGAGGGATGACAGGCACTGCCCAATCATGTCCCCCCACCCTGCCTTGCTGGCACTCACCAGCCACAGCGTGGGGGTCTGAGTAAAACTCCTCCAGGGCATTGGAGCCGCTGGCCAAGCTGCTCTTCAGCTTCCTCAGCACTGAGGCGCCCGCTGCCAGCCTGAACAGTCCCTGGGGATGGGATGAAGAGGGACGGGATGCATTCTGGGTTTGGGAGGAGTGCATCTAGGGGAAGAAAGGTGCTGAGGGGGTCTGGAGCACTCCCTACCTCCTCCTTCATGCCGGAAGCCAACAGCATCATGACACAGGCTTCGATGGGAAGCGCAATTTCCCGGCCCAAGCTCTTGAGGTGTGTCTCTAGGGACACACCGTAGTACCCTGCCACTGGGGTGTCTGTTGTGAAGGAAGGTtctggaagaggaaggaaaatgtcAAGAGGGATGGCGGACTCTGGCACCACCCAGCATTTGGCCATGGCAACATCCTGCTCCAAGCCAAACTTGGCTGGCTacagaggcagctcaggcagcatccccagcccatGTCAAGCTGTGGCCCCCAACCTACCAGCCCAACACGGTAGGCAGCAGCAGGTGTAGGGAGGGAAAATGAGCCTTTTCCAGCTTTGCTGGCCACACTTGTATCCCCCaggcccagctgcagcccttgCCAGGCTGCATGGAGAGCCAGTGAGTACCTGTCTGTCTGTGGCATTCCCTCAGCTCTGCTAGAGCTGAGTCCAGAGATTCCAGTGACTGCCGGTGGTACTGGGCTTGGATTTCCAATAGCTGCCAGGAGGGGGACAGGCAAATAGTATTCAGTTGGCACCAGCCCCTCTTGGAGAGGTGCCCATCCCCAGGACATTGCACCCACATGAAGACAGGACAAAGAGGGAGCTGCAAGGGGAGCCCACCTGGGGTCCATGGGATTGTGTCTGTAGTGAGGGGTAGAGGGCAAATTGGAGAGGGATATCATCAGGACTTGTTTGCTCTTGGTGCTAGTGGTGGCATTAACCCGCAGTGGCTGGAGCAAGGCCAGCTGTAGGCATCTGCTGATGCTTGGatctgtcccctgccctgcttgGGGGCACTTGGTGTGGAGGAGGGCAAGGCTGGGCTCAGACATGTTGCAGTTGATGTTCACACAGTGGGGAAAGGTGAGACAGAGGACTTACTTTGATGAAGTAGCTGGCGTAGATATCCTCTTTGGTGGAGAAGTGGTAGAGGTCAGCCATGTACTCATCCTGGGAAGGGAGACACAACGAAGAGCAATCTTCCATCCCCACCCTGGCACCCAAGGAGGAGGAGACAACTTCATGAAGCCCTTTCACCTGGTCTGTGAGTGGTCTAGACAGGGTCTCTGGGTGCAGTGGGGCTTTCTCCTTGCTTCCATTAGTTGTGTTTGGGTAGTGGCAGCAACCTGCCCCATGATCAAAGTCCTGGCACAAGTGGCTCAGGAACAAGAGGTGTCTGCACCTTCAGCTCCACTGAGCTCAGGAGCTCTGCCAGATGAGGTGCTGAGCTTTTCAGAGACACAGGGCAGAAGTGGAGGAAGCTGATGGGAAACTTCCCTGCCACCCATGACAGATCCTAGCTcagctgttttccagcctgagGGGACCCCATATGCTCCCTCATTTGGCCCCTGGACCCTCCTCTGTCCAGCAGCTTGCACTTTGAATTCCTTTACTCCTTTTCTTCCCTGGGCTTGGGCCATCTCCCTGTTTCTGCTTGAGGGGCCCATTGCTTTCAGAGGGCAGGACACGCTGGCTGCAGTCCATCTCAGCGTGGGGTCACCTTGGACAAGACTGCTGGAGGGGAGCAGgtctgcagccctggagctgatCCATAGGGAGAGCAAGTGACCATCTCACCTTGCACTGCTCCACCTTCCtcttcacctcctcctcttcttccttcaAGAGCTCCAGTTTGTTGGCAGCAGAAGATGCCCCTGGGCCAGCGCCAGCCCCAGTGCTGTTACTGGAACTCTTGGCAGCTTGGTTCAGCCTTTGGGGTGGGAAAGAAGAGGCACATTTATGGTCTCAGTGCCAGGAATATTGGGTAGAACAGGTGTGCAGACTTTCAGAGAAATCTGGCATGGCAAGGGCTACCCCTGGCAAGAGTTGGAATGAGGTGATCTCAGTGTACCAAGCAGCACTAGGACACTTTGCTGCCTTtaccagcagagctgcccttcTCTCTGGTGCTGTGGAATCAGCATctgagcccagagcaggatgcaccCACAGAGAGGAGCTAGCTGGGTGCTCCTGAAGGGCTATTGGAAATTGTCTGTCCAGGGCAATtatcctcctccctcccccagcctgTGTGGGGGCTGTGCTCTGTATGCCCtgggccccagggctgcagggtgccCCATACCGGCTCTTGATTGTGTTCCAGTCAGAAATCAACTTCTGGAGCATCTTCTTGCGCTTCAGGATGGTGGGGAGCTCCTCCTGGGGGAGAGAGGGCAGGAGTGAGTGCAGGAGGCGTGGGGACACAGGAAGGAGTGGTGAGACTGGAGAGAGGagccagtgcagcagccaggactACCTCACTGAGCTTGTTGAGAGGCTGCAGGACGTCGTGCTCCAGGGCAATCTCAAACTCAGCCACGATTTTGGCCAGTGAGCTCTGAATACAGCAGCCCATCTCCAGGGCTTTCCTGTGTGGGACAGAGATGAAAGActgagaggggctggagccatgCCCATCTCTGACCCAGCAACCCCACTGTACCTGTACCCACGTGGGACCCTGagccagcccctggccctgctctgcaATTGGAGGCTGAAGGTGCTGGCTGTCCCTTCTCCCAGTGCAACACCAGTGTTTGCTCTGGGGACATGGTTTGAGCCATGGTTTGAGCCCCTGAGCCAAGACAGTGTCACTACCAGGATCTGGCACCTTTTAGGGTCACCCTGGCACTTTCTCCCACCAGTACTTACCCAAGACTGGACTCTGTGTCCAGTTCCTTGAAGCTCTCAGCCATCGCCATGGACAGAGCCATCAAGGGCAGCTTCTTCTGCACAGAGCCAAGGATTTGGGAGAAAAGTGGTGACACCATTGTGCCTGGCCACACTGTGGTGCTCCTCACCACAGGGCACCATGGGTTCATGGTTCATGGGGTTCAGAGTTCATGGGGGTTTGGGAAGGAGCATAGACAGCAAGGGCTTTGGAGGGTTATTCAATGCAAAGCCATTGTCTCTCAGGAGTGTCCCAAATTAGTGATGGTTGGGAGGgttgccctgctctgctcatcCCAGGCACATGCTGAAGGCCACTGCTGACAAAGGGATCTGGGCCTGGCACAGCTTTGGGCCACCCTTCAGCAAAGCTAGCAAAGCAGGGGGCTGGCATCCCTGTTTTTGGCAAGGGACAAGCTGGGGTGAGCACAGGCTGTGGTGGGAAGATTTTTCTCACCACTCGCTTGTCCATCTCGGAGccacactgtccctgcaggcaggctTGGAGCCTCTTGGACACACTGTGAGCTGCTCGCTTGGCCGGCTCAATCCTCTGCTCAATCTGTGGGCAGAAAAATGGGACTGGGGAAGCCATTTTGTCAGCCATGGGCACCTCGAGGCCATCTCCCCACTAcccagctctgggagaggaTGGCCGCCTGGGTTGGTTTTGCACGGGCTGGTTTTTGGTAGCGGGGGGCAcagaggtggcttctgtgagaagctgccagaagcttccaccatgtccagcagagccaatcccAGGTGGCTCTGaggatggacatgctgctggccaagccTGGGCCAATTGGAGATAGTGGTGATGCCTCTGtgaaaacatatttaagaagaaaataaaaacaaagtggggacacatttttttcctagccagagaagagaaggaggtgagaacatgtgagggaaacaacatggagacaccagggtcagtggagaaggaggggaggaggtgctccaggcactggagctgagattcctctgcacaCCATGGTGAGACCACggtgcagcagctgtgcccctgcacccatggggatccacaggGGACAGAGATCCAGCCACAGCCCCTGGGGGAGGTGCTGACACTGGAgtgggaggaggctgtgatccagtgggagaCCCGCTGAGAGAGGGCccctgcttccaggctggagcagctgtccTTGGATGACTGCACACCGTGGAAGAGTGACCCatgctgcagcagttttgggaacACTGCTGCTCAGGAGATTTGGAGCCAGGCTGCAGAAGTTCACAGAGAACTCAGGCCTCCcgtgggagggaccccatggtgcagcagagcagcagaaggacTCCTCTCCCACAGTAGGGGAAGACAATCTCGGGTGATGAATTGGCAAAACCCCCCACGCCCTGTCCCCtgcactgtcagtgggaaggagggaagggctgagggaagaAAAGGTTTCTAAgagtttattttacttctcattatcctcctctgattTTGTTAGCAATAAATTCACTTTGTACCTCTAAGTcgagcctgttttgcccttggaGTGTTTTCTCCTGGTCCTTAACTCACAAAGCCTTCATTaaatttttctctcctctgcccagctgtggcaggggaggaTGAGTGAGCAACTTTCGTGGGTGCATGGCATTTGGCCAGTGTCAAAGCACGACAcctgcccagcctcctgccacagctggagcaCCTGGTCCAGTGAAAAAGGAGCACAACTCCTGGTGAGGATTCATCCCTCTGTGAGCAGTTGGGAAATCCCTTCCTGGTAGCAGGAGTCTGCCAGTCCCTTGACACCATGGTCCTGAAATCAGCCTCTGGCAGGCGGGCAGATCCCAGCCCCTGACTGGGACGTGCTGGCAGGGCGAATGGCAGGCAGGAGCGGGGCAGGCTCCCACGCCCAGGCACAAGCAGCCACAGGCCTGCCGGCCCAGCCCACACCTCACCTGCAGCAAATCTTCTGACAGGAGCTCAGTTGCTTcttgggctctgcagaggaaggagaaggaaccATAAGCGAATGGGGATGGCCTCCACCCAGCTTCTTTGGGAAGGCAGGTCCTTCTGCATCCTACCCGCctctctttgggctcctgggagcaggagaCACAGCCTGGACCATCAGATACAGGGCTGCGGGTAGAACGGGCCTGGGAGGCCAagaacagcaggagcagggcaagggagcCAATTTTGCTGGCTGCTGGACACCCCATCAGACAGGGTTTCCAGTTCAGTGCACCTCACTCAAAAAGTCCAGATGTGACCTGTGTTGTTGGAGTTAGAGTGCTCAGCAGGGCCACAACAGGAGCAGGAAGTTTGCTGCCCCTGactggcccatctctcccctgaAGCTGAATCCAGGGCAGTGATGCTGCAGTCTGGCACGTGTCTTTGCAGGCCAGGGCACTCAGTAGCTGTGGGGCCTCTGGTACGGGAGCAAGGGTGTCCTTGTGGTCCAACTGGGGTCCAAGACCAACACCAGCCCCACCACAAATGCCTACACAAACCCAGCTTTTTGTGGTTCTGCTCAAAACCAAATTCAAAACCCATCAGCCATCATGACCCTAAAACCTCCCTGATACTTCCAGAAATGCCTACACAAATCCAtctttttgtgtttctgttcaAAACCAAATTCAAAACCCACCAGCCACCGTGACCCTAAAACCTTGCTTATGCCTCCTATAGAGGAAGCCTTGCTTCACAGCCTGCTATCATTGCTATGTCCCAGGAACCCCATTAGATTTCCATCTGCTGCTGATTTTTCCCCAGCtcacatttctctcttttcacTGCCTGCCAAAGCCAAAGTAGGACAAGGatggggagctgcaggaaacATGGCTGGTTTGGTTGAAGGCAAGCAAGATCATGTGAGGTCATGGCCATAGAGGAGAGGCTCTACAGCAGGTGAAGAGCTTGCTCTTGGACTTCACAAGGTGCTTGAGGCTTGCCTGCCTGACATTAAGCAAAAAGGAGGCACATCTGTCATGGAGATGAGAAATCTTGAGGGAAGAGGGATGGGAAGGGGCATCATGCTCCCTTCCAGGGAATGCAAGAAGAGCAAGAGGCTGCCAGCACACAGGAGCTGCATCCTTGTGGTTGATTtgctgggctggctggaggACCCCAGTGGTTCAGGGGACACGCTTGGTCCCACTTAGCCACCCAGTGCTGGGAACCTGcagaggtggcagtgggaaaggGAGTGAGGGGGCTGGGCAGCGAGGGCCCAGCCCTGTAATTTCAGTTCTGGGTTTTGCAAGGGGAGAGCTTTGGAAagccaaagagaaaaagaaggaaatggcAGAGGTAGAACAGGGACAGAGGGTTCTGTGTGAAGCTGTAAGTCCTCTGTGGGTCCATCTGAGCACCCCTGGTTCTCTCCTCAAAGGGCATGCTGGGCTGCTGACGCTGCTGGGCTGGCTACAGCTGTGCAGGGCATTTGGTTCCTGTGGGGCACCCCAGActcagcagggagggcagctcccagcctgatCCCCCTCCTGGTCATTGCACAGCCAGGGGCATGTGGCTGGAAGATCCCTCCCCATTGCCCCACTGCCCCACATCCTGGCGAAGCCAAGCTTGGGAAAGTCCTGCTTCCTGGTGAATGTGGGCCCTGGGAGAGGTAGCTGGGCTTGAGGATCAtttactgctgagcagcaccaatGCAGCCTTCCCAAAGCCACTCAGCTTATGCTGAAGATGCTGTAAACCCTGAAGGTTCTCCCCtgctttccccttttccaggccaccagccccagcacaaGCCCTCCAGGACCCGCATCCGCTCCCTCCGGTACTGGCAGTGGAGATGTCCTTACCTAATGGTGGCGTTGGGATGGGACAGCTGCTGGCGCATTCGATTGAACTGTCTTTTCATCATCTTGAGAGTCAGGAGGAGACCACAAAAGCTGCTCTGCTTGGCCGTACCCGCTCAGCTCCCCTCGGGAATGCTTGGCATCGGATGTCTGCAGCCCCTCTTCTCCCCGGAGCCACTTTGCTTTTCCCGGAGGACCTCTCCCTCCTTACTCCTCTTCTTCCCTCCCTCGTTCCCTCTTTTTCAGTTTCCCCCGCTGGTCCCCTCCCTAGTCCCTCCCTAGGGATGCCCTGCctgctttcttttcccctcccttgAGCTCCGTTCTCTCGCTCCCTCTCCTTTTCTGAGCTTCCTTCCTCCTCCGTCCGCCCCTCCGCCACAGATCAGGTAAGAACAGTTCAGAGCTCCTGCTCCGTTCTGTGTTCCTGTCACCAGCCCACAAGTAAAAATAACTTCAGCCCAGCCTCAAAGGGGAAATTTTATTACAGCACACACATAACAAGGCAGGACAAGCACATGCCATGCCGAGCCCGAGCGAAGGGCCCACGCTCTTTCTTGCGCTGTCTCAGCTGGGGTGGttccccttccttccttcccgtGCCCaccaccagctgtgccagctcagctGCCCGTGCAGCTCGTAGGGGCCGATGTACACCCTGCCCCACCTGGTCACCCGCTCTGCCACACTCCTCAGCACCGCTCCGTGCTCACGGGCACAGCTCCACCCTCTTCCCCTGCGACATGCCGCCTTGTTGTGACAAACGCGGCGAAGCACAAGCAGCAAAGCCACCCCTGCAcccctggggctgctttccCTCCCTGCCGTCGCTGAGGCTCCCCGGAGCCACCGCAAAGCTGCGGCCAAGGCTGCTGCCTTGCGCCTTCGGGAGGTCCCTCCCCCCCGGAGCAGCTCCTCCGAGCAGGGCCCGCAGTTGCACGGGACCGCAAACTCCCGGTTCTCAGGCTCAGCTGTTgcctgctctctgcagagctgcaccagAGCtcatatccttttttttttttttttctctttttgtcgAAAAACATCCACTTCGCACCACCACGACTTTTGGTGTTGACTCTATGAGATGTGTATCTCACGTTATTTGTGGCTACCTGCAGATAGGACTTTTCACCTGCACTGAGAGAGGGCAGAGGTTGCTGTTGGCTGGGTTACATGGCTGGCAAAGGAAGcagcaaaccaaaccaaaaagaGAAGCGGTCAGCTCGTGGGCAGAAGAGGCAAGCAGCAAAGGAAAATGAGGCAGAAGGGGCACTCTATCTGTGCCCTGAACCTGGAGGAGCAAAAATTTGAGGGCTGCTAGGTTGTGCTTCTTGGCAAGGGTCAAGTCTGCAGTTACTGcaaagcagtgctggcagctgttttcaagtggttatGGGGTGACAGAGCACCACTGTCCCCCTGCCCAAAACACCAGGCTGttctcaagctgtgccagagcacaTCTGATCCCCCACCATCAAGCCCTGGGCGCTCCTAACAGGCAGGTGCTTCAAGCCCCTGTTGCAAAGATGCAGCAAATCCCAGATCCATCAAGGGGTGTCTAGACCGTTCCTTATATCCTGTatcagagctgctcccagccagagGAGATCCCCCTTTGTACTCCTGAAATAAAACTGCCTCATGGAGCCGCTTCCacgtgctgctgccagcagtggtGAAGCTGCAGTCATGTGGGGCATGGGAGACAGCTCAAGCCCTTTTTCCCCGTGGGCTGTCAGGCACAGATTCCTGCCCACTGCCTCTCCATGGGGCAGGAGGGAAGTGGGCAGCACCCAGTTCACAGCCTGGAAGTGACTGCTCTCAAAAAAGGAATTGAGAACTGCCAGGGGAATTccaccatccctgctccctgctcatgGGAGCAGGGAAATCATCGTGGCAAGGGCCTGAGTGACTGCGGGATGAACTACGGGACTGAAGGGGCAGGACTTGAGCTGGGCAGGGTGCAGAAAAGCTCCTCAGGGGTCCAGGAAGGTAAGGGCCTTGGGTCAAACGACAGAGGAGCAAGATCCGGAAAGAACTCTTTATTTCCCATAAATACAGCAGATTCTTCGCGCCGGGCGTCTCGttttaaatgtttgtttgttttcttccatttaCAGAATTTTGCACTGAAAATATATACAAGTCTATTCAAGAACCAAACAAGATctgcaaagaaaaaacccaTACAAAACCCTGAAGAGATGGGAAAGGGAAGTAAGACAGCAGAATCCCAGCATAAAGACCTTGCTTCCCCCTCCCCTTTACTGCccgctgtgcccagctctgagaCTCACCACCTTCGCTGCCCTGAGCCAGGAGTGTGAGGCACCCTGCTCGTCTCCATCTCACACATGCTTCCTCCTACCTCTGGCAAACCAATGCAGAGCACAGCTTCCCTCTGCTTTTTATGATCAGGCCCTCTCCAAACCAGCTTAGGGATGGGAAGCAGCTTCCATGGTTTTAAGTCCCATGGGATGGGGGATTGCTTGGGATGTGCTACCCTCGGTCTCCTCTATGCCTGCAGATCCCAGCTCTTATGTCACAGTGATCAGGCAGCCGGGGCGAGCCCCCTCCCCGCCACAGGGAGCCAGGCCTGccctcagctgcagcaaagGTGCACAAGGCACAGCTGAACCCCCCCGCGCCCCAGTGCAGAGCTTGGTGGTGATGAGCTGGGCTCCCATCtcgcccagctcccagcccatcACTCACCCCTGTGCGAGAGGACgctgaagagctgagaaaacCCCCCTGCCCCAccgagctctgcagcccagccagggaaAGGAAGTCTCACTGCTGCTTCCTCTCCCCATCTGccaggaggctgcaggcagaCTGAAACCCCACAGCACACCCCTCTCTGGCCACCGTTCCCAAAGCCTGCTATGATAGATAAAGCCTGTGGGAATGGTGTAGgcttccctgctgcag
The nucleotide sequence above comes from Passer domesticus isolate bPasDom1 chromosome 5, bPasDom1.hap1, whole genome shotgun sequence. Encoded proteins:
- the SH3BP1 gene encoding SH3 domain-binding protein 1 codes for the protein MMKRQFNRMRQQLSHPNATIRAQEATELLSEDLLQIEQRIEPAKRAAHSVSKRLQACLQGQCGSEMDKRVKKLPLMALSMAMAESFKELDTESSLGKALEMGCCIQSSLAKIVAEFEIALEHDVLQPLNKLSEEELPTILKRKKMLQKLISDWNTIKSRLNQAAKSSSNSTGAGAGPGASSAANKLELLKEEEEEVKRKVEQCKDEYMADLYHFSTKEDIYASYFIKLLEIQAQYHRQSLESLDSALAELRECHRQTEPSFTTDTPVAGYYGVSLETHLKSLGREIALPIEACVMMLLASGMKEEGLFRLAAGASVLRKLKSSLASGSNALEEFYSDPHAVAGALKSYLRELPQPLMTFELYDEWVKAASLKDMDSRLQSLRDTCSRLPQDSYNNLRYLIKFLAKLAEHQEVNKMTPSNIAIVLGPNLLWSQQSTGDPMQLDLASVSSIQAVVEALIQNVDTLFPGEVDFNVSGMFMPPTNTGLSKPAPEEEPTPATPPASTPTLLDGEATARDPEARSQPASPGLPRPSPEAAGPPAPAMTDNSIRKGKRPAPARPAVPPPPVAQPRSTAPAQAASPKALPRRTAPGRAPSVPPPLPPQPAPRLRREAPPSPRPAAGEAGTAAAAADCVAPAEEVPPATSAPEGQPSEN